The Helianthus annuus cultivar XRQ/B chromosome 15, HanXRQr2.0-SUNRISE, whole genome shotgun sequence genomic sequence TGTTCTCAGGTGGAGGTATTGAGCCACGAAGCAATTGGGTGTGTTGTGATGCATTGTGGGTGGAATTCGACGGTGGAGGTGTTGGTGGCCGGGGTTCGTATTGTGGCATTTCCGCAGTGGTCGGATCAGGGAACGAACGCGAAGATGGTCGAAGATGTGTGGAAAACCGGGGTGCGGGTGAGAACGAGGGAGGGGGGTGGAATGGTGGAGGGGATGGAGATTGGGCGGTGTGTGGAGATGGTGATGGAGGATGAACAGATGAAGACGAATGCTGAGAAATGGAAGGAGGTTACAAGAGAAGCTCTCAACAATGGTGGATCATCCACCATCAACCTTCAAAGTTTCTTGCATGATCTTTGAAGCATATGACTGTAATGCATAAAGCTGCTGCCTAATGTACAGGCAATCTAAATCTCTATGTTTCTCTTTGTTTGAAACTTGAAAGCCCTTGAATCGTGTTGAAGTATGATGGATTCAGTTGTCCAGTAAACGGATAAATGGACAACAATAGCACATGCGTGACAATATAATCAAATGATATCAATAGCCAAATCTAATCACCGCTGTGTAAACATGTTATCTTTTAAgaaaaaactttatattttatTTACATTTGTGTCTACATAATCTATTAGAATCTGAAACAAAATGGTTCTTTTAAAAGAACATGTTCCCTTATTTTTGTAATAGATACTATAAGACTCTCAATGTTGAGTTTATTAAAAAATTTCCAACAAGCGACTTATAAGTACCGAGTAAAATTAAATTTGAGCTTAATACTAAGAAAAAAGTATTTTGGTTTCtgggattaggatcaaatacaaaggatcctaattgtaagaagtgtaagaaggatttataaagtgacaagtgtccaataacctaaaaaaacccactacacaaaaaaaccccactaaaaaaaaaaaaaaaaaaccttaaacatccaccaccaccaaaaacctaaaccctcacaccccccccccccccccccccccccgccccccACCACCCCACATCAcccaccaaaaaaaaattttttttttatacaaCACACATACAAAAGCAGTCATAACCGAAACAATGGTCATTTACCTCCATACCCTTCAAGTTTCATAGATAATGTAAGAAAGTTTGAAGGTTAATGGTGGATGATCCACCATTATCAAGAGCTTCTCTTGTCACCTCTCTCCATTTCTCAGCATTCATCTTCATCTGTTCATCTTCCATCACCATCTCCACACACCTCTTAATCTCCTTCCCCTCCAACATCCCATCCTCCTCCCTCGTCCTCACCCGCACCCCGATTTTCCACACATCTTCAATCATCTTCGCATTCATCGGCTGATCCGACCACTGCGCAAACGCCACAGTACGAACCCCTGCCACCAACACCTCCACCGTCGAATTCCACCCGCAATGCATCACAACACACCCAATTGCTTCGTGGCTCAATACCTCCACTTGAGAACACCATCCCACTATCATCCCATGTTTCCCCAATCCCGCTATCTTTCGCACTCTTTCCGCTTGATTACTGTCTCTTATCACCCATAAAAACGGCCTGCGAATCTCTCTTAACCCGATCGCCATCTCCTCTAGCTGTTCCATTCGGAAACTCGCTATTGTCCCGAATGAAACATACACAACTGACGATTTCGGTTGCGTGTTTAACCATTGGATGTAATCGTCTTCTGTTTTCTCGAAGAAATCCATTCCTGGAGAATACTCTGAAGAGTTTCTTCCGTCAGACCTAATCAAAGGCCCGATCGGAAGAAACTCGAGCTCCTTAACTGCTCGAATAGAGTCGAATTCGAGTTCATCAACAGTGTTTACAAGTATTCTTGGAATACTTGTATCTAGTTTTAGTACTTTGATATGATCATGCATAACTTGAACAAGAAACTCGTGTTCCTTCGGGCACGAAGCCAACAAAAACGAAGGGAAATCCGCGATTGATAGCTCTGGCAACCCAGGCAGATCGATCAGAAACGTTGGGTGGTTGTTGTTGCAGGATATCAAACTTTGATATTCATTGAAATAGTAGTAGTAGCTATCCAGGATGGATGCTGACTGGCACCATAAAAGTGCGGATTTGATACCGTGGGCATGCGCTACACGTGCTGCCCACGGTATCACAGTGGTGTAGACCAAACAGTCAAACGGTTGCCCTGTGTGCGCGGCAGAGGAAATAACCTCTGCCGCAGAACGGGCACCATTTGTTTCAAAATCGGAGACAAATTGTTGGAGGGGTGTATTTGGTTGTTTTCCGCGGTCGTGGCCATCGGAGAACGGGGCAAAAGTTAGGCCCGGAGGGATGGTTTCGTTGTCGATAAGTTGAATGACGGAGAGACTGGTGCAAAAGGTGACTTGGACGCCAGTTTGAAGGAGGCAGTTGGCGAACCGGAGGGCCGGGTTGATGTGGCCTTTGCCGGAGTACGCAACGATCAGGATTTTTCGGTGGCTTGTCATGGTGGTGGAGGGTGGCTGTGGTCACACGGCAACATGTAACATATATATTGTATTTAAAGAGTTGGTGTGGATAGTTCCAAAAAACAAAAAGATAGAACTGTGGATGattaaaatagaaataaaaataaaaacaaatcaaCAAGTTTGACATTGTGGATTGATGTTAACATGTTTGAAAATTGTTGATTAAACAACAATCAAAATGTTAAATAATTGAGTTGTTGATAAACAAGTTTGAAATCCGGCCTGGATCATGGGTAACACATAGTGAGTTGGGGACTTTGAGTTGGAGCGGTGTTTCACCCAGGTCGTGTGACCCCATT encodes the following:
- the LOC110913995 gene encoding UDP-glycosyltransferase 75C1-like; translated protein: MTSHRKILIVAYSGKGHINPALRFANCLLQTGVQVTFCTSLSVIQLIDNETIPPGLTFAPFSDGHDRGKQPNTPLQQFVSDFETNGARSAAEVISSAAHTGQPFDCLVYTTVIPWAARVAHAHGIKSALLWCQSASILDSYYYYFNEYQSLISCNNNHPTFLIDLPGLPELSIADFPSFLLASCPKEHEFLVQVMHDHIKVLKLDTSIPRILVNTVDELEFDSIRAVKELEFLPIGPLIRSDGRNSSEYSPGMDFFEKTEDDYIQWLNTQPKSSVVYVSFGTIASFRMEQLEEMAIGLREIRRPFLWVIRDSNQAERVRKIAGLGKHGMIVGWCSQVEVLSHEAIGCVVMHCGWNSTVEVLVAGVRTVAFAQWSDQPMNAKMIEDVWKIGVRVRTREEDGMLEGKEIKRCVEMVMEDEQMKMNAEKWREVTREALDNGGSSTINLQTFLHYL